The Granulicella sp. 5B5 nucleotide sequence GGGTACCGTCCGAACTTGCCGCTACCTGTGTCGGATCTGTAAGCGCCAAGCTGATAGAAGCAGCCGAACCTGACACGTTTGCGGGTAGATTGAAGAAGTCTGTGCCGGCGTTGCCGCTCTGGCCAAAGCCACTCGTCTGCGCACTATTGAAGGCCGTTCCAACCTGGTTCGCCAACGTATCGAGTTGTCCAAGGATGTTGGGAATTGTCTGATCGCGCACCTGAATCGTGCCACCAAGGTCTCCCCCCTGCAAGGAAGACGTGATGTTGTCGCCGCTCTGGTCCAACACCTGCGTGCTTCCGTCGGCGCTCGTAGATGTCTGCAATGAATAACTCTGCGAACCGACGACGAGCGGCGTACCATTGCCAGTAGCGAGCGTGACGCCGTTGTTTGTCTGCGTCACCTGCACATTGGTAAGTGCAGACAGCTGCTGAATAAGCTGATCCTGCTGGTCCTGCAACGTACCGCCATTCTCCGCGGGGTCAGTCTGGTGCGAGGCGACGATCTGCGGGTTCAGCGCAGCAATCTGTTGCGTCAGTCGATTGACCTGACCAACGTCTTGCGTGACCTGTGTGTTTAGCCCCACTTGCTGAGAGGTCAATGTATTCGACGCTGTATTGAATGCGCTCGCAAGGCCCTGACCGGCAGAAAGGACTGCCTGCCGCGATGCCGTATCCGTGGGATCTGTAGCCAAAGCGGACAGGCTCGAGAAGAGCGTGGACATCTCTGTGCCAATATCATCGCTGGATGTCGTAAACAGAGGCTCGATCTGTTGCATCGCGTTCGTCTGAGCGTCTGCTGAACCTTGACTTGAGGTCTGCTGCTGCAACTGCATCTGCAGCAGCTCATCGCGTACGCTCGTGTACCCCTGCAGGGCAACCCCGCCGCCCAGCTGTACAGTGCCGTCTTGAACCGGTGCGGCCGTCTGCAGATCGACAACTTCCTCTGTATATCCGGCGGTATTCGCATTTGCAATATTGTTGTTGGTGACTTGAATTCCGCCCTGGGAGGCATTCAAAGCACC carries:
- the flgK gene encoding flagellar hook-associated protein FlgK, coding for MSLTSSLTTALGALNASQGGIQVTNNNIANANTAGYTEEVVDLQTAAPVQDGTVQLGGGVALQGYTSVRDELLQMQLQQQTSSQGSADAQTNAMQQIEPLFTTSSDDIGTEMSTLFSSLSALATDPTDTASRQAVLSAGQGLASAFNTASNTLTSQQVGLNTQVTQDVGQVNRLTQQIAALNPQIVASHQTDPAENGGTLQDQQDQLIQQLSALTNVQVTQTNNGVTLATGNGTPLVVGSQSYSLQTSTSADGSTQVLDQSGDNITSSLQGGDLGGTIQVRDQTIPNILGQLDTLANQVGTAFNSAQTSGFGQSGNAGTDFFNLPANVSGSAASISLALTDPTQVAASSDGTPGSSGNLADFAAIQTTALPGGSTPTNTYANLVYQVGNLSATATAESSATAASILQINNQISSESGVSIDQETTNLIKYQQSYQAAAQVVNVVNGLFTATMNMMNPTTA